In one window of Methanoculleus thermophilus DNA:
- a CDS encoding sensor histidine kinase, with the protein MQTTEPNMEVRPEVLQILEAIEDGIILADSRMKIRTITPSMERLAGISADGVRGADAAHIVANRILPDTGQRGPVLALLSTRTGSGEVTVQAGERWYAVSSRQVPETGDWIIRFRDVTRQTIAEEEVRRISADQALLSRAATELAGMPPEADVFSAIGAHLHELAPGSIVVVSAADIQAGTLSPRAFFGIEPFLPEIIEVFGENLTGITVEIPPYIREIMISGEIEEVKGGLQEIIPERIFQEACRKFEAIAGFGPIYCIPFTWKGEIFGTAVILTRLEEGEINLRAVEVLRNLASIALQRHRAEAELRASEKTFRTLIEKGSEFILIIDEQLTIRFASPPIEQIDGFPPEALVGRHAFDMIQPEDLPLVEEVVSTLTGRPGGSMQVEVRFRGPRGTHVIEAIVTNLLGDPHIRGFVVNAWDITERKRTEDALRRAEREKALVLDSTVEMFTYYDRDLNVIWVNRAAAAFIGREPADLVGYRCYEIWHNRTSVCDICPVVIARETGQPQEAEITAPNGRVFFLRGYPVIDEAGELIGLIEFAQDITERKRIEEERARLHHDLVVANREANLYLDILTHDIKNTENVSNLYAELLADVLDGEAGRYAENLRRSIKKSIEILGTVSTIRRIHQASRELKPLDLDAAVSRVIENFPGSAIHYNAVRCQVWADDLLSVIFDNLIGNAVKFGGPDVEIAVKAEEQNDKVLVTVEDTGPGVPDAEKSEIFRRYEKKKRGVGEGLGLYLVQILVERYGGSVWVEDRVAGHPEKGAAFRFTLKKVDE; encoded by the coding sequence ATGCAGACCACTGAGCCGAACATGGAGGTGCGACCCGAGGTACTGCAGATACTGGAAGCCATTGAGGATGGCATCATCCTTGCCGATTCCCGGATGAAGATCCGGACCATCACCCCATCCATGGAGCGCCTCGCCGGGATCTCCGCCGACGGCGTCCGTGGTGCGGATGCGGCCCATATCGTCGCCAACCGAATCCTCCCGGACACCGGCCAGCGAGGGCCGGTCCTCGCGCTACTTTCCACCCGCACAGGGTCCGGGGAAGTCACGGTCCAGGCCGGGGAGCGATGGTACGCCGTCTCCTCCCGGCAGGTGCCGGAGACCGGCGACTGGATCATCCGCTTCCGCGACGTCACCCGTCAAACGATCGCCGAAGAAGAGGTGCGGCGGATATCGGCCGATCAGGCTCTCCTCTCCCGGGCGGCGACCGAACTTGCCGGGATGCCGCCCGAAGCCGACGTCTTCTCCGCAATCGGCGCCCACCTCCATGAACTCGCGCCCGGTTCCATCGTCGTCGTGAGCGCCGCCGACATCCAGGCGGGGACCCTGAGCCCGCGGGCGTTCTTCGGTATCGAGCCGTTCCTGCCGGAGATCATCGAGGTCTTCGGGGAGAACCTCACCGGGATCACGGTCGAGATCCCGCCGTACATCAGGGAGATCATGATCAGCGGCGAGATCGAGGAGGTGAAGGGGGGCCTGCAGGAGATCATCCCCGAACGGATCTTCCAGGAAGCCTGCCGGAAATTCGAGGCAATTGCCGGGTTCGGGCCGATCTACTGCATTCCGTTTACCTGGAAAGGCGAGATCTTTGGGACCGCCGTGATCCTCACCCGGCTGGAGGAAGGAGAGATCAATCTCCGGGCCGTCGAGGTCCTCCGGAACCTCGCTTCGATCGCCCTCCAGCGGCACCGGGCGGAGGCCGAACTGCGTGCGAGCGAAAAGACGTTCCGGACCCTCATCGAGAAGGGCTCAGAGTTCATCCTCATCATCGACGAGCAGTTGACGATCCGGTTTGCAAGCCCGCCTATCGAGCAGATAGACGGTTTCCCGCCCGAGGCGCTGGTTGGCCGGCATGCGTTCGATATGATCCAGCCCGAGGACCTCCCGCTGGTGGAGGAGGTGGTATCGACCCTGACAGGGAGGCCGGGAGGAAGCATGCAGGTCGAGGTTCGCTTCAGGGGCCCGCGCGGCACGCACGTGATCGAGGCGATCGTGACCAACCTCCTGGGAGACCCCCATATCAGGGGCTTTGTCGTAAACGCATGGGACATCACGGAGCGGAAGCGGACAGAAGATGCCCTGCGGCGGGCAGAACGGGAAAAGGCCCTTGTCCTCGACTCGACGGTCGAGATGTTCACCTACTACGACAGAGATCTCAATGTAATCTGGGTCAACCGCGCCGCCGCCGCATTCATCGGCAGAGAACCGGCGGACCTGGTCGGATACCGATGCTACGAGATATGGCACAACCGTACAAGTGTCTGCGACATATGCCCGGTTGTCATTGCCCGGGAGACCGGGCAGCCTCAAGAGGCCGAGATCACCGCACCCAACGGGAGGGTCTTCTTCCTCCGCGGGTATCCCGTCATCGATGAAGCGGGGGAACTTATCGGTCTCATTGAGTTCGCGCAGGACATCACCGAGCGCAAGCGAATCGAGGAGGAGAGGGCCCGGCTCCATCACGACCTGGTGGTTGCGAACCGAGAAGCAAACCTCTATCTGGATATCCTCACGCACGACATCAAGAACACGGAGAACGTCTCGAACCTCTACGCCGAGTTGCTCGCCGATGTTCTGGATGGTGAGGCCGGCAGATACGCAGAGAACCTTCGGCGGAGCATCAAAAAAAGCATCGAGATCCTGGGCACCGTCTCCACCATCCGCCGGATTCATCAGGCATCCCGCGAACTCAAACCACTGGATCTCGACGCGGCAGTCAGCAGAGTGATCGAGAACTTCCCGGGCAGTGCCATCCACTATAACGCAGTTCGCTGCCAGGTCTGGGCGGATGACCTCCTCTCGGTGATCTTTGACAACCTCATCGGCAATGCCGTCAAGTTCGGAGGGCCGGATGTCGAGATCGCCGTCAAGGCCGAGGAGCAGAACGACAAAGTGCTGGTAACGGTCGAGGATACGGGCCCCGGTGTGCCGGACGCTGAGAAGAGCGAGATCTTTCGCCGCTACGAGAAGAAGAAGCGGGGTGTCGGCGAGGGGCTCGGGCTCTACCTCGTGCAGATCCTTGTTGAGCGCTACGGCGGCAGCGTCTGGGTCGAAGATCGGGTGGCCGGTCACCCCGAAAAGGGAGCTGCGTTTCGCTTTACGCTCAAGAAGGTCGATGAATGA
- a CDS encoding GNAT family N-acetyltransferase translates to MDDVTIKFICGDSKEREAILERANREWAEIIHSSSGASYAWDAIADANEDLLVLEAPDGKLLGALSFCTRYGDEKNIYVSRIGVIRERCGYGQRLMREVAKIAADKGQGVVALPTAEGQRLFCRIGMRFRQRAGSHEPEYAFTPNEARRFAEGRQMSRALSSQG, encoded by the coding sequence ATGGACGATGTGACGATTAAATTCATTTGCGGCGATAGTAAGGAGAGAGAGGCAATTTTAGAGAGAGCCAACCGAGAGTGGGCCGAGATAATTCACTCGAGCAGCGGAGCAAGTTACGCGTGGGACGCCATCGCAGATGCTAACGAAGACCTGTTAGTACTTGAGGCACCGGATGGGAAACTCCTTGGAGCATTATCGTTCTGCACGCGCTACGGAGATGAGAAGAACATCTATGTCTCCCGCATAGGGGTCATCCGGGAGCGCTGCGGGTACGGGCAACGACTCATGCGGGAAGTGGCAAAGATCGCCGCCGATAAAGGTCAGGGGGTCGTCGCACTCCCAACGGCCGAGGGGCAACGCCTCTTTTGCCGGATCGGGATGCGCTTTCGTCAACGAGCGGGGTCGCATGAACCGGAGTATGCGTTCACGCCCAATGAGGCGAGAAGGTTTGCAGAAGGTCGACAAATGAGCCGGGCTCTCAGTTCTCAAGGGTAA
- a CDS encoding alpha/beta hydrolase translates to MKAREILSAIKAGRPVAGDCRRPDVEPLPGIPAYRLTTAASRPDRTVLFFHGGGSTGGSTFDSLDLCARIADAAEAEIISVEYRLAPAHPFPAAVEDALFAYRHLLTSGYVPERVVPAGLSAGGTLVVSMLLAARDAGLPMPAAGVCLSPAVDMLFLGDSVIFNQETDWLEPKTLAAMRDAYLPDRDPTDPLASPLYADLAGLPPLLVQAGGGEVLIDGIEAFVSAARLQGVPVAFDCVEGMFHCWQVFAAVLPEGAAAVERVGAFIRRHVPDEG, encoded by the coding sequence ATGAAGGCCAGAGAGATCCTCTCGGCCATCAAGGCCGGCCGCCCCGTTGCGGGAGACTGCCGGCGGCCGGATGTCGAGCCGCTGCCCGGGATCCCGGCATACCGGCTGACGACGGCGGCCTCCCGGCCCGACCGGACGGTCCTCTTCTTCCACGGCGGGGGGTCCACCGGCGGCTCGACATTCGACTCCCTCGACCTCTGCGCCCGGATCGCGGATGCTGCAGAGGCCGAGATCATCTCGGTCGAGTACCGGCTCGCCCCGGCGCACCCCTTCCCGGCGGCGGTCGAGGACGCTCTCTTCGCCTACCGCCACCTGCTCACGAGCGGCTACGTTCCCGAGCGTGTGGTGCCGGCCGGGCTCTCGGCCGGGGGGACGCTTGTTGTCTCGATGCTTCTAGCCGCCCGCGATGCGGGGCTCCCGATGCCGGCGGCGGGGGTCTGCCTCTCCCCGGCCGTCGATATGCTCTTCCTCGGCGATTCGGTCATATTCAATCAGGAGACGGACTGGCTTGAGCCAAAGACCCTCGCGGCGATGCGGGACGCCTACCTCCCCGACCGCGATCCGACAGACCCGCTGGCCTCGCCGCTCTATGCGGATCTCGCCGGTCTGCCGCCCCTCCTGGTCCAGGCGGGGGGCGGGGAGGTGTTGATCGACGGGATAGAGGCCTTCGTGAGCGCCGCCCGGCTCCAGGGGGTGCCGGTCGCCTTCGACTGCGTCGAGGGGATGTTTCACTGCTGGCAGGTCTTCGCCGCGGTCCTCCCCGAGGGCGCGGCGGCGGTCGAGCGGGTCGGTGCGTTCATCCGGCGGCACGTGCCGGATGAGGGATAA
- a CDS encoding G protein-coupled receptor family protein — MRLPRGSRSGKDSEAGVPAISPDEFSQRLASTRIEAEKVIAAAESDLVTLSRVKWSLEYTSPILGAALLINLGLLVAYTGEYLFYWIMASFLFLMVNPFLLLLPTDTEALKSYIRYLIDLGNRKRTSLEEIISWERLGKGAAIPAEAIETARRLTQQRNSLYELGWNLFFINCQPLAPGFLVLFSLSSIFSLAGWLVNGEFTPHSAVIVTVQSAAIIVFYLAIVYVQPYSRGFFAGILGMQSRIKERYNEAWTKGLKYALTVAVVTTVAGIITIAAIVLPGVTYASFISAEADIELGAGMFALIFLSQMIVVRHLQGGYSRTLVDSLLSSRIETIRKDVLQAVENLAPAVRGGTVTVQMVQDLERITLDLARYRALKIDYASLFGYFPVCMVTPDVGAIMRIAWTMDVDRNRSQVEVAAA, encoded by the coding sequence ATGAGACTGCCGCGTGGGAGCCGGTCCGGGAAGGATAGCGAGGCGGGGGTGCCGGCGATCTCGCCGGACGAGTTCTCGCAAAGGCTTGCATCCACCCGGATCGAGGCGGAGAAGGTCATCGCCGCGGCAGAGAGCGACCTGGTCACCCTCAGTCGGGTGAAGTGGAGCCTTGAGTACACCTCGCCCATCCTCGGAGCGGCGCTCCTGATCAACCTGGGGCTTTTAGTCGCATACACCGGGGAGTATCTCTTCTACTGGATCATGGCGTCCTTTCTATTCCTGATGGTAAACCCCTTCCTCCTCCTGCTTCCGACCGATACGGAGGCTCTGAAGTCCTACATCAGGTATCTCATCGATCTTGGGAATCGAAAGAGAACGAGTCTTGAAGAGATCATCTCATGGGAGCGCCTCGGAAAGGGCGCCGCCATCCCTGCCGAGGCGATAGAGACGGCTCGGAGGCTCACGCAACAGAGGAATTCCCTCTACGAACTCGGCTGGAACCTCTTCTTCATCAACTGCCAGCCGCTCGCCCCTGGCTTTCTCGTGCTCTTTTCCCTCTCCTCGATCTTCTCACTTGCAGGCTGGCTTGTGAATGGAGAGTTTACGCCGCACTCCGCCGTGATCGTCACCGTCCAGTCCGCCGCAATCATCGTCTTCTATCTCGCTATCGTGTATGTGCAGCCGTACTCGCGGGGCTTTTTTGCCGGGATCCTCGGCATGCAGTCCCGCATCAAAGAGCGGTATAACGAGGCATGGACCAAGGGACTGAAATACGCGCTCACCGTCGCCGTCGTGACGACCGTTGCCGGCATCATCACCATTGCGGCGATCGTCCTCCCCGGGGTGACCTACGCGAGTTTCATCTCCGCCGAGGCCGATATCGAGTTAGGGGCCGGCATGTTCGCTCTTATCTTCCTTTCGCAGATGATCGTCGTGCGGCACCTGCAGGGAGGTTACAGCCGCACGCTCGTCGACTCCCTCCTCTCATCCAGGATCGAGACGATCCGCAAGGATGTGCTCCAGGCCGTCGAAAACCTCGCCCCAGCTGTGCGGGGCGGCACCGTGACAGTGCAGATGGTGCAGGACCTCGAGAGGATCACCCTTGACCTCGCCCGGTACCGGGCGCTCAAGATCGATTACGCGTCGCTCTTCGGTTACTTCCCCGTCTGTATGGTGACGCCGGACGTCGGTGCCATCATGCGTATCGCCTGGACGATGGACGTCGACCGCAATAGATCCCAGGTCGAGGTGGCGGCAGCGTAG
- a CDS encoding PRC-barrel domain-containing protein has product MRKMQERSEVILERRTRAAGERWFMSADDILGKNVVNQLGEDLGEISDMRIGFPEGRVQYLVLRYGGILGMAAKRFAVPPESVVYRPGEDNFVVNIDKQRLDNEPGFEEDNWPEEADYSLIQSAGTMTPPTREEAEAMRREEPPPSEIVTTERVERRTPPR; this is encoded by the coding sequence ATGAGGAAGATGCAGGAACGTTCGGAAGTTATTCTTGAGCGCAGGACTCGGGCAGCCGGAGAGCGATGGTTCATGTCGGCTGACGACATCCTGGGAAAGAACGTGGTCAACCAGCTGGGCGAGGACCTTGGAGAGATATCCGATATGCGGATCGGGTTCCCCGAAGGCCGGGTCCAGTACCTGGTCCTCAGGTACGGCGGCATCCTCGGCATGGCGGCAAAGAGGTTTGCGGTCCCACCCGAGTCCGTGGTTTACCGCCCGGGGGAGGACAACTTTGTCGTGAACATCGACAAACAGCGGCTGGACAATGAGCCAGGATTCGAGGAGGACAACTGGCCAGAGGAAGCGGACTACAGCCTGATCCAGTCGGCCGGGACGATGACTCCCCCGACCAGGGAGGAAGCGGAGGCCATGAGGAGGGAAGAGCCCCCACCATCCGAGATCGTCACAACAGAACGGGTCGAGCGGCGGACACCCCCGAGGTAA
- a CDS encoding DUF2115 domain-containing protein, which produces MARRMAAAATKGDLGLILGEEVSRYSLADLQIIGGRLHAEMVRLPEPYRKQVHPYITEQLFGAHHQLLSMYRSGRFLSMTEPITDCATFVEFCNMIPDGCLRWDESTQRLPFRYTPRHRAFYYLISAFTIFVLDRPGHPVGTPFPGGFRVEERNGSYYCIIRDREKDVPFSICNFCPALQTEEG; this is translated from the coding sequence ATGGCCCGGCGGATGGCGGCCGCGGCGACAAAAGGCGATCTCGGGTTGATCCTCGGCGAAGAAGTCAGTCGTTACTCGCTTGCGGACCTCCAGATCATCGGAGGACGGCTGCACGCGGAGATGGTCCGGCTGCCTGAGCCCTACCGAAAACAGGTGCACCCCTACATCACCGAACAGCTGTTCGGCGCTCATCACCAGCTTCTTTCCATGTACCGGTCGGGCCGATTCCTCTCCATGACCGAACCGATCACCGATTGTGCAACGTTCGTTGAGTTCTGCAATATGATCCCCGACGGATGCCTCCGGTGGGATGAATCCACACAACGGCTCCCGTTTCGGTATACACCCCGACATCGGGCCTTTTATTACCTGATCTCGGCTTTTACGATCTTCGTGCTCGACCGCCCGGGCCACCCGGTGGGGACGCCGTTTCCGGGAGGGTTCCGGGTCGAGGAGCGCAACGGGTCCTACTATTGCATCATTCGCGACCGCGAAAAGGACGTCCCGTTCTCGATCTGCAACTTCTGCCCGGCTCTGCAGACCGAGGAGGGGTAG
- a CDS encoding ABC transporter ATP-binding protein, which translates to MARLSVEDLSFAYRDRQVLRGITFSVDAGEVLGLVGPNGCGKTTLIRCIDGMLTPRSGRVVLDGRETRGMHRREVAQAMAYVPQSAGNQTAATVFETVLMGRRPYLNWTVSKTDEEKVIAALDALDLGGLALRRVGELSGGERQRVMIARALVQETGVILLDEPTSNLDLCHQMGVMEVLRGLAERTGLAVVIAIHDLNLAAAYCHRLMALKAGSVYSYGTPEEVLTEEMLRSVYGIEAVVKRDLAAPYVVPVRGARLQKEV; encoded by the coding sequence ATGGCCCGGCTCTCGGTCGAAGACCTCTCGTTTGCCTATCGTGACCGCCAGGTGCTCCGGGGGATCACCTTCTCGGTCGACGCGGGCGAGGTCCTTGGGCTCGTGGGGCCGAACGGGTGCGGGAAGACGACGCTCATCCGGTGCATCGACGGCATGCTCACCCCCCGGAGCGGCAGGGTGGTGCTCGACGGTCGGGAGACCCGCGGGATGCACCGGCGGGAGGTCGCGCAGGCGATGGCCTACGTGCCGCAGTCGGCCGGGAACCAGACCGCAGCGACGGTCTTTGAGACGGTCCTCATGGGGAGGCGGCCTTACCTGAACTGGACGGTGAGCAAGACCGACGAGGAGAAGGTGATTGCCGCGCTCGATGCTCTGGATCTCGGGGGGCTTGCGCTCCGCAGAGTCGGCGAACTCTCCGGCGGGGAACGCCAGCGGGTGATGATCGCCCGGGCCCTCGTGCAGGAGACGGGGGTGATCCTCCTTGACGAGCCGACGAGCAACCTGGATCTCTGCCACCAGATGGGGGTCATGGAGGTCCTCCGAGGCCTGGCTGAGAGGACGGGTCTTGCGGTCGTCATCGCAATCCATGACCTGAACCTTGCAGCCGCATACTGCCACCGTCTCATGGCGCTCAAGGCCGGCTCGGTCTACAGTTACGGGACGCCGGAAGAGGTGCTGACCGAGGAGATGCTCCGGTCCGTCTACGGCATCGAGGCGGTGGTGAAACGGGATCTTGCGGCGCCCTATGTGGTTCCTGTCCGGGGAGCGCGCCTGCAAAAAGAGGTGTAG
- a CDS encoding sodium:solute symporter family transporter: protein MTIELLIILLYLAAMLAIGFIVQRRGGVDTSRGYLVANKSVGPLLIGGTLFATFWGGGTLLGGAGAAYSGHMLATIADPWASGVTLILMAIFFVTILRKLKIASLGEMYFLRYGTRGAHLASLLSLPTLIFWTSVQILAIGKILNVLVGLPGVESAILAGLIVIIYTYLGGMLAVIITDNIQMVLILLGLAILIPTGITFVGGIDVIAENTPTDFWSILPSDASPSGLGWTFTGIMAWFAAWCGMGLGSLASLDISQRVFCARDDQAARQGLVLGAGLYWVAGLGPIFLGLLGIVMVNTGMIDGAILAEDPELIVPFLAKTLLSPWMMALFVGSLMAAIMSTASSAIFASAAVISTTIVHGAVSDHARDDKKVLRLTRALVVVIGLFSIGISFVAPGLYDLMIFGFTLLFACLFWTLVCGLFWKRANAPGAIASMAGGFLTTVAGVVVLSVQQGTLTLVPPDNEWTVFFTFVPMVVGGILMYTVSMLTQKIYPPVPLKDTDGVVLKWPDLEETTIVTEKGYPVAQVAAGDED from the coding sequence ATGACCATTGAACTTCTGATTATCCTGCTGTACCTCGCAGCGATGCTTGCCATCGGTTTCATCGTCCAGCGTCGTGGCGGCGTCGATACGTCGAGGGGTTACCTGGTTGCCAATAAAAGCGTCGGCCCCCTTCTCATCGGCGGGACGCTCTTTGCCACGTTCTGGGGCGGCGGCACCCTTCTCGGGGGCGCCGGAGCGGCCTACAGCGGCCATATGCTCGCCACCATCGCGGATCCGTGGGCCTCGGGCGTCACGCTTATCCTGATGGCGATCTTCTTCGTGACGATTCTCCGGAAGTTAAAGATCGCATCTCTCGGTGAGATGTATTTCCTGCGGTATGGGACGCGGGGCGCACACCTCGCCTCGCTCCTCTCCCTCCCCACGCTCATCTTCTGGACCTCGGTGCAGATCCTTGCCATTGGTAAGATCCTCAACGTCCTGGTTGGTCTACCCGGTGTCGAGAGCGCCATCCTCGCGGGGCTGATCGTGATCATCTACACCTACCTCGGCGGGATGCTCGCTGTCATCATCACCGACAATATCCAGATGGTTCTGATCCTCCTCGGCCTTGCGATCCTCATACCGACGGGTATCACATTCGTCGGCGGCATCGATGTCATCGCCGAGAACACCCCGACGGACTTCTGGTCGATCCTCCCTAGCGACGCTTCCCCGAGTGGTCTAGGGTGGACCTTCACCGGTATCATGGCCTGGTTTGCTGCATGGTGCGGCATGGGGCTTGGCAGCCTCGCATCGCTCGATATCTCCCAGCGGGTCTTCTGTGCACGCGACGACCAGGCCGCAAGGCAGGGTCTTGTCCTTGGCGCGGGGCTCTACTGGGTCGCCGGCCTCGGGCCCATATTCCTTGGCCTGCTCGGGATCGTGATGGTCAACACCGGCATGATCGACGGCGCCATCCTGGCCGAGGACCCCGAGCTGATCGTGCCCTTCCTGGCAAAGACCCTGCTCTCCCCCTGGATGATGGCCCTCTTTGTTGGCTCCCTGATGGCGGCGATCATGTCCACGGCGAGTTCCGCCATCTTCGCGTCGGCCGCCGTGATCTCGACCACCATCGTTCACGGGGCGGTCTCCGATCATGCCCGGGACGACAAGAAGGTTCTGAGGCTCACCCGTGCTCTCGTCGTCGTCATCGGGCTCTTCAGCATCGGGATCAGCTTCGTTGCGCCCGGCCTCTACGACCTGATGATCTTTGGGTTCACCCTGCTCTTTGCCTGCCTCTTCTGGACGCTCGTCTGCGGTCTCTTCTGGAAGCGGGCGAACGCACCCGGCGCCATAGCCTCGATGGCGGGCGGTTTCCTCACGACGGTGGCGGGCGTCGTCGTTCTCTCGGTGCAGCAGGGGACGCTTACCCTCGTTCCGCCGGATAACGAGTGGACGGTCTTCTTCACCTTCGTCCCGATGGTCGTTGGCGGGATCCTGATGTACACGGTCTCGATGCTGACGCAGAAGATTTATCCCCCCGTCCCGCTGAAGGATACGGATGGGGTCGTCCTCAAGTGGCCGGACCTCGAGGAGACGACGATCGTGACGGAGAAGGGGTATCCCGTCGCCCAGGTGGCGGCCGGCGATGAGGATTGA
- a CDS encoding ABC transporter substrate-binding protein has product MKPIPILALALLLVLAVPASASTGGGIVGDADGDGVLTSAEYASATLAYLDAAYMGGTGVLDRTDIQDAAWVYTYWDGRPLTITDSSGKTMTLYRPLRRVVTFSGESLETLRSLGFDMEKVVAVDKYSHEKKTFFPECQGKANVGSVWSPDMERVLSVRPDAVFLYATISVSACDDIQKRLEASSPNIRVFRFDCFKPATYAGEIRTIASMIGRKDRGEEFASFYESTMDRIRDGTAGVPDGEKTRVYFEYWYDYTTVSAGSGYNEKIGLAGGVNPFSVGTTEYPTVDPEAILLADPEVVVKLAGQGLAVGGYAGHDPEALGAIRSTLIERPGWSSISAVKDGRVYVIHSDILGGAQHFIGTAYLAKWFYPDRFADLDPHAIHQRYLTEFQGIDFDLASKGTFVYP; this is encoded by the coding sequence GTGAAGCCCATTCCCATCCTTGCTCTTGCCCTCCTCCTGGTCCTCGCCGTCCCGGCGTCGGCCTCGACTGGTGGGGGCATCGTGGGGGACGCCGATGGCGACGGGGTTCTTACCAGCGCCGAGTACGCCTCGGCGACCCTCGCCTACCTCGACGCCGCCTATATGGGCGGCACCGGAGTTCTTGACCGGACCGATATCCAGGACGCCGCCTGGGTCTACACCTACTGGGATGGGAGACCCCTCACGATCACCGACTCGTCCGGGAAGACGATGACTCTCTATCGGCCCCTGCGCCGGGTCGTGACGTTCAGCGGCGAGTCTCTCGAGACCCTGCGGTCGCTCGGGTTCGATATGGAGAAGGTCGTCGCCGTCGACAAATACAGCCACGAGAAGAAGACCTTCTTCCCCGAGTGCCAGGGTAAAGCGAACGTCGGTTCGGTCTGGTCGCCCGACATGGAGAGGGTCCTCTCCGTCCGGCCGGATGCAGTCTTCCTCTACGCGACGATCAGCGTCTCCGCCTGCGACGATATCCAGAAGCGGCTCGAGGCGAGCAGCCCCAATATCCGAGTCTTCCGGTTCGACTGCTTCAAGCCTGCGACCTATGCAGGCGAGATCCGAACAATCGCATCGATGATCGGTCGCAAGGATCGAGGCGAGGAGTTCGCATCGTTTTACGAGTCGACGATGGACCGGATCCGGGACGGCACGGCGGGCGTCCCGGACGGCGAGAAGACCAGGGTCTACTTCGAGTACTGGTACGACTACACGACGGTCTCGGCCGGGTCGGGCTACAACGAGAAGATCGGACTTGCCGGAGGAGTAAACCCCTTCTCCGTCGGGACCACGGAGTACCCAACCGTCGACCCCGAGGCAATCCTCCTTGCGGACCCGGAGGTCGTCGTCAAACTGGCCGGGCAGGGTCTGGCCGTCGGCGGATACGCGGGGCACGATCCTGAGGCACTCGGTGCAATCCGGTCGACGCTCATCGAGCGGCCGGGGTGGTCGAGCATCTCCGCGGTGAAGGACGGCCGCGTTTACGTCATCCACTCCGACATCCTCGGCGGCGCCCAGCACTTCATCGGGACGGCCTACCTCGCGAAGTGGTTCTACCCCGACCGGTTCGCCGACCTCGACCCGCACGCCATTCACCAGCGCTACCTCACCGAGTTCCAGGGGATCGATTTCGACCTCGCATCCAAAGGGACATTCGTCTACCCGTGA
- a CDS encoding FecCD family ABC transporter permease, translated as MEQNVTIQEGYARLKKTRALFIGGLLIALVILIGVAVTLGSADYTMAESYIAILAGLFPGRFTAPEMAEIIVWDYRLHRVLFAVCAGFGLAVAGSIMQGILRNPLASPFTLGIASAATTGASIAIVLGAGVVGGEYLVIGNAFLFALLAALAIYGMARYRGIGSETMVLAGIAIMYLFSAVTSLLQYVGSAEQLRAVVFWTFGSVDKSTWPKLAIVSLVLACTIPYLLYRAWDLNALAEGDEVAASLGVPVERSMILFMMIASLITAVIICFTGTIGFIGLVAPHITRMVIGGDFRTLIPASGLVGALLLLGADSIARSILAPQVLPVGIVTAFLGVPFFIYLFMHRRNA; from the coding sequence ATGGAGCAGAACGTCACCATTCAAGAAGGATATGCCCGGCTGAAGAAGACCCGGGCCCTCTTCATCGGCGGACTCCTCATCGCCCTCGTCATCCTCATCGGCGTCGCGGTCACGCTCGGATCGGCCGACTACACCATGGCCGAGTCGTACATTGCGATCCTTGCCGGGCTCTTCCCCGGGAGATTCACCGCCCCGGAGATGGCCGAGATCATCGTCTGGGACTACCGGCTCCACCGGGTGCTCTTTGCGGTCTGTGCCGGGTTCGGGCTTGCGGTGGCGGGCTCGATCATGCAGGGGATTCTTCGAAACCCGCTCGCGAGCCCCTTCACCCTCGGGATTGCTTCAGCAGCCACGACCGGCGCCTCGATCGCGATCGTCCTCGGCGCCGGGGTTGTCGGAGGGGAGTACCTCGTCATCGGCAACGCCTTCCTCTTTGCCCTGCTTGCCGCGCTTGCCATCTACGGGATGGCCCGTTACCGCGGGATAGGATCCGAGACGATGGTCCTTGCCGGTATCGCCATTATGTATCTCTTCTCGGCGGTGACGTCGCTCTTGCAGTACGTCGGCAGCGCTGAACAGCTCCGGGCGGTGGTCTTCTGGACCTTCGGTTCGGTCGACAAATCCACCTGGCCCAAACTTGCCATCGTCAGCCTCGTCCTCGCCTGCACCATACCCTACCTCCTCTACCGCGCCTGGGACCTCAACGCCCTCGCCGAGGGAGACGAGGTGGCGGCAAGTCTCGGGGTGCCCGTGGAGCGCTCGATGATCCTCTTCATGATGATCGCCTCCCTGATCACCGCGGTGATCATCTGCTTCACCGGGACGATCGGGTTTATCGGGCTTGTGGCTCCGCACATCACCCGGATGGTCATCGGCGGGGACTTCCGCACGCTCATCCCCGCCTCCGGTCTCGTGGGAGCTCTCCTCCTCCTCGGTGCCGACAGCATCGCGCGCAGCATCCTTGCGCCGCAGGTCCTCCCCGTCGGGATCGTGACGGCGTTTCTCGGGGTGCCGTTCTTCATCTACCTCTTCATGCACCGGAGGAATGCCTGA